The genomic segment ccttctccttttgtctatttctactttaatagttaagccacttttactacactccgtatgcccattgctgcgtgctATAACTCGTGACAGATTCATACCTCCCATTAGCTACGATCCCTTCCCCGCGACAGTCGTGGATGTCCCAATCGTTCCATTCTCTCTCGATACCAACGCCACGACTGATGCCTGCGAGCCGCTTGAGCCTGGCTCTCTGGACTTTACAGACAAAATTGTGCTCGTCAGACGTGGTGCCGTCGTGTCCTGCGACATCCACACGCAGCAAGAGAATCTAGCTCTTGTCGGTGGTACGCTTGTTTTAGTTTACAATGACGACCGCCCGCTCAGCTACCCCGTGATTGGGAACACGAACAGCACCGTTGGGTTCATAACCAGTTTTGCAGGAAAGCAGATTGTCGAGGCAATCAAGGCTGGCCGCAACGTCACAGCAGATTTCTCTGTCAACCACGGACTTCCGGTCGCGCTGACATACTCCCTCGGCGGTGATCCGAATTATTTCACCAACATCGGGCCATTGTACGATCTTCAGATCAAGCCCGACATTGCTGCACCGGGAGGCAAGATCTACAGTACATGGATCGACGACTCATACACCATTCAGAGCGGCACTTCCATGGCTGCACCGTACATTGCCGGGGTGGCCGCGCTGTACGTCTCCGTCTACGGCGGGCGTAACACGCACCCTAGTGGAAATGCCTGGGCAAAAGACCTAGGCAAGCGTATCATTTCCAGCGGCATCAGTGTTCCTTGGGCTGATGGTCTGACCGAGACCGACTACGGCCACTCTGCTAGTGTCGCTCAAGTCGGAAACGGCTTGGTCGATGCTTTCAAGGTGCTCAAGTACAAGACCGTGATCGACTATGAGAAGATTGCACTGAACGACACCCGCTACTTCAACCGGTACCATGAGATTTCCGTCACCAACAATGACGAAGAGGCAGTGACCTACAAGTTTTCTGCGGAGGACATCGTCTCGGCCGACATCCTTGGGTGGTACGCAGCTGATCGGGTTATCGCTAACCCTGCTCCTGGAACCAAGAGGGTCAAGGAGTTCTTTGACATGATCCCCGAGACGCGCGCGCCAGAAGTCAGCTTTCCCGCGGAATTCACGTTGCAATCTGGAGAAAGCAAGACAGTCTCGTAAGCTCTGGAACCGTTTTATACCGGCTTGCGCTGACACTTCATCCAGAGTGAACTTCAAGAACCCAGACACCCTTGGCTGGAACGCGTCTGGACTCCCCCTGTACAGCGGTCGTGTTCTCATCTCTGGCAGCAATGGAGAGTTTCTCTCTGTCCCATATCTGGGTTCGTATTTTTGAGGACTTTCGAGTCTTCATTCCGCTAACTGGCTGATCAGGTCTCGGTGGTGACCTTCGCAAGGAGGTGACGCCGTTGGAGGAAACCAATTACGCTTTCATGATATCAACAACTTCGAACACTCCAGTCGCTAGCAAGCCATAGTGAGTCAGTTACCTACAACTAAATGCGCAGCGATGTTGATCCCGTCCAGCTTTACTTTCAACCTTAGCCTGGCGGCTCAAGATTTCCCAAGGGTTATTAGCAAACCGATTTACGGCATCAAGGAGACTCGTTGGGATGTACGTCACGACTAGTCAAGGTGCTAGAAGTATCATGTTCATCAGACTAATCTGCGTACTAGGTTTTCGAGGCGGGATGGACGGAACGAGAGTGGAAGTATCCCCCAGTGCCCGGAGAAAATGGCCACATTGGTACTATCGCCTCCTGGGTTGGGTCCGGCAGGGTAGAGGCCATCGACACCAGCATTTACGACCCGAATGAGACATTTACGTATCCGATCATGGATCGCAACTGAAACGGTGCTTACGAATAGGATGAGCACTGGTGGTTCGGAAAACTCGGCAACGGAAGCCAAATCGCTGTTGGCAATTACACGTACGTGATATTCCATTTCCAGAACCTGTCTTACCCTGAGCTAACTCATTCAGGCTTCGCTTTGCGTTGTTGAAGCCGTTTGGTGATCCATCGCACGCGGACAATTGGGAAGTCCTTCATATACCGGAAATTTCTGTACTGTGACACTGCTACATTCTGAAACAGCATGTGGCCAGCAGTGGAGTAGACTACACTACCTTCCAAAAGGCCTCAACGAAACTCCTTAGTACGCTTGCATTTACCATTCCAATGGCGCATAGTTCTTCTTTTGTCCCTTGAATGCCACCGTGAGGTCAATTCGCGCATTGTGAAAGGTTGATCAAGAACTACGGGAAGGATCATGACACTTGGAAAGAGTAATGCTGGCTAAACCAAGAGAGGCGAAAAACTTCAAACCCTTACGAGTGACCTTTATGTTATCAAATAACTTACCCCCCTTCTTCGTTCACGTGCCTCTGAGTGGTGAGACCTTCAGTTGACATTCCTATGCGGGAAGATTCCCACATTGCCGCATTATTCTTTTTGCATAGGTATTCTTCTGTTCAGGAAGTGTCATCGGGCTCTCTCAAGGTAGAGAGGCCAAAGTCGCACCATGGTCTTCATATCCAGCCAGTACGTGGCAACTGAAATTGGCCATTAAAGCTTGGCAGGTATCTGCCCAACAAGGTTATTTCTTCGATGGAAAAGGTAAGCCGTTGAGGTAGATATGCCGCGAATCCCACCGAGGTCAGTGCCGAGGCTTTCGGAAAGGACCTGATGACTATCTGTAGTCGTCGGATCCTGAGCTTCTACTTGGTATTAGACCTTTTGCAGCCATTTACCATTTCTTAACTCTTCCTCAATAAAATCACTCTCTCTTCGGTTCGCAGGTCTTCAATACACAAAATGGAGATCCCACCACTTTCAACTACCGTCGTGCTACATCTTCCCAGCGTCGCCCGGCACATCCGACATCGGCCCGACCAACTTTATGTTTGgggtttttattttactggACAACCTACCGCGACCAGGCCTTATGGGAGCACTACGTCACATATTTACGCGAATGCATGCTGGGAGACATATCATACAATGCAAACGCTACCTATATTCGGCCCTACCATCGCCTGTCAATAATCGAAGACCCAGAACTCGACGGCATGTCGACCTGGAATGTCATGCTGCGGTTCCAATTTTGGGCTGGAGGTCTATTTCAAAGTGCCGACCCTGAGCAATGGAAAACGCGACCACAGTCGTTTCGGTTACTGCCTCATTGTCGACGATGACTATTTAAGATCTTTCGAAGCGCAGACCGGGAAGCCCGCAATCAACAGCGTCTACATCAAGGCCGTTGATTGCCGGCCATTTGCTCGTCACTCCTCAGATGATAAAGGCCATGACACAGGCAGCGGTAAACATGATCAAGAAGATGAGGACTCGAGCTGGATGCTTGTAAGCTGTAATTTTGTTTGTTCTCTCTACGATATGCTAGACTCTGGATTTGAGTGGGAAAGGCAATCTCGCTCTGTCCTGTACCCAGCAAAGCACCCATGGGACGGCTGAGAACTCAGCACTAGGGGTAATAACCTgatagtaatcttcttttcGTCATTGTAGTCGTCATTGTGGTCGTCTTTATGTTCGTTTTTGTGGTCGTTGCTGTCGCCCAGGGGTCCGCCGAGTATCGGCTTATTCcccttaaaatactatacggaggCAATTGATGTTGAAACATAGATCAATATGACGTTTACGACATTCACGCAGGGAATCTTCAACGTGAAGAAAACCAGATAAACTAAAgcattttataagtatttcgcTTTATACAAAAAACCTCCCAACACTTCAATCACTATGGTCCTAATTCCCATAGCAATGTTTCTTGAAGTCTTCATGGTATCCTCGTTGCAAATTATCCGTTAAACATCCGAGCGGCTAAGAAGCTGGTGTGGTTGTCGGGCGATAGTTGAGATCAAATCCGCCATCAGCATCTCAATCACAAGTTTGACACTGTATGCGACTGGATGAGTAATGGCGTAAAGGAAAGGGTTGGGAAGAGACATCATAACGATGATGAGAATCTGATGCAGCTTTCAGCATGGATACACATGCAAGAATCGAAGAGATGAACTCACATCCATGGACAAAGAGACTGAAACGGCTGCGACATTGCAGTTGAACAATAGCCAATACTTCGTGAGACCTCCGGCAATCAATTCCCGTCGCACTTTGCGGAGGAAAATTGCATTCAGAGTAAGATCCACGATTAGATAGATGATCTTTTCCATGCGATCCCAGATCTCATTGATGCGCACAAATGGTTCCTTGTGTGTCAAGCGCGCTGGGATCCATATACAGGCAACCGAAATATTGATAATGCCGACTATGACGAGCAAGGAGATTTTCATAACTTTCACTCTGCTTTTGTCAATTATGACGAGGCCCAGGCGATTTGCGATGATTTGGAGGGCTAGCTGCGTCTGCAACGTCCATAGAATGCAACTTCCAAAGAAGAAGCCAAAGCTAGACTCAAGGGTCAGCTACTTTATCTGATCCTTGCGGATCGATGTCGGTGTCTTACGTTCCTAACAGATCACCTCGAATGAACAGCCAGTTGATGATGGCTTGGAGCAGATTGGCAATAAGTAGAACCCATATCCTTTCAACTGTTATCACTGGCGATCGCTGCAGCGAATTTGACTTAAACATAACGAAGTGATACTCACATCCACACATAAAGGTTGAAGAATGAGTTCGTTTTCATGTTGATAGAAACAGTCTGCTGTGCGGCTTTTACTGCGATGAGTATTGTGAGACCAATTGTGATGCCAAAGTAGATACTTGGTATTTCGAGGGAGTAGACGGCCGTGCCAAACGCCTGGGCTCCCATCGTCGCTTCAACATCAACAGTGATGGCCATGTTGACAGAAACTGATGAGTGTGTGAAGTTGCCGGGAATTCATGAACGGTGTTTCATCAGCGCTTGGCGAACAAAGAGGCCGATGATCACGTCCAGCGGGATCGccacttatatataagcccGCCTACTGGCCGAACGACGATCACAACCGGCGCCTTAGTGCCGTCTCTAGCATGTTGATTCGCGGGGTTGGTTTACCGCTAGTTCAATGTGGCAGACGCCAAAACACATGCTTCCTGCAATGCAGGTATTTTAATCCCACGATGGTAATGACTCGAGTTCTGCAGTCGCCAGGTCTCGATGGTGTTCTCACGCAATTCAATGTTGTGCAGACATCGATTCTACCACACTCGTGGAAGAACAGCACAAGTTCTCGACTCCGTACTCTGAACATGAAAGATTCTGAATACCCAATGCCTCTGAGTACCTTCTCTTGATATTATTACTCTCGTAACCTGTCGTCATCTACAGCGGTGTCCGGTGAACCATTGAATTTTGCCCGGTAATGATTGAGGTCATGCATTCTCGAAATCGGCAGAGGCCGAGAAGCGATAATTATCTTCATACCGGGCAAAATGCCTAGTCTATGACGGGGAATAATTCGAAGTGATATTCCGGGCCCGGGATCCCCGCTCAGTTGGTACATGATGTCCGTAGTACCGTCACCTCGTTTCTTGCGTGATTGTTGCAAGAACAATCTACCGCTTTGGTGCACGTAGAAAGGTCACATCATGGTGACGAGACTCAGAGCGGTCTAGAACTCCAACTACGCGAAGCTCCCCCAAGGATTCTTATCACTCATGGCACCTAGCTATATCCCCCCGTAAGGATTGGTGTGACCGGCATAAAACGTGGCCAAAACCCTGCCACGTTCTGCACCCAAGTCTTGGGAGACACGGCTAGAAAGGGCCGAAAGGATACTTTGGTCGGCGACGATTGGACAGCTTTGATAGCTTCACATtgcttttttcttcttccctcGTATAAGGTGGCTTCGGGGCGTTGCCTTTCGAAGCAGGCCACCGGACCTGGATCCGAAGACGTGGAGTCGGTGAGACGGTTGAAAGTAGGATCCAGGTAGACGGTACACTTATCTTTGGAGTCAAATGACAGGGGTCATTCAAAACCATGAGATCAGAATCACCTTTTTCTAGAATGAGCTGATTTCGATGGCGAGATGCGCCTGTGACAATCGAGCGAAACGAATTGGAGATGATGCTCCATGGTAACAGGTCTCACGGGAACTAGCGGCACCAGCTAGCGACACCAACTAGCGCGATATGAGAAGTGATAATGGCTGAATGAAACAGCGAGAGCATCCGAAGCTCAAAAGTCTCGATTTCGGAAGATCTCCGACCGGTGAGAGTGGGATCTAGAGCAACTACCCGACCTACTTAGTGACTGGATCGGATAGGCTGAGAATGCTTCAAATCAGCGTGAAGGGGTAGCAAGGTTGGGGAACCTGTCATTGTACTCTGGGCAAATCTTCCAAATCACTGATGAGTAATGAGTCGTCCCTTGGCAAGATAGAATGGAGGTCAGAGAAGGGGACGAATCTATGAGAGAGCCGAACGCTACCGGTCGGGGTGAAGCCAAGAGGCTGCGCGAGTCTCGACGTCGCATCAAAGCTGCAGTAAACAGAGCACTGCCTCGATATGTACCAGCAACGAAGACGTGACATGTTGCCATATCTGATGTGTGTTTAGCTGTTGATCAAAATCATTCGATATCACTTGACAATTACGGATTCGTGTCATTAGTATGTGTTGCAGACATCAGGGTATGTATGCACGTACGTACATAATTAGAACAATGAACACTACTCCTGAGTCTTGTTTGCCCCGGGCAAGAGGCTTTTCGACCATGGCAATGGACCAGCGTAGCCCTCCCCTAGCGATGTAAGCGAGAGTCTTTCTCTTGGAAAGACACCCTCCACACCCATTCTTTTTGGTAAATGTAACCAGCACCTTGACACGTGTGAGCTGGAAGGATATCAAAGGGTAGATTGCATTCCTTCGAGCCGATAGACAAGGAACCATTACACATTGATGCATGCCAATAGCACGTCAACATCGCGACCATAGACGCCTTGGCGCGCAAGACATCTTTATTCTGCCAACGGTCCAGACTTTGGGGTCCCCGAGGGCTTGCAGAGACTCGCTTGCGTTACAACGCCTCGTAGCACCGACCAGATCGGCGGTGAAACTTGAGCAGTATTGTCCCATTGGCAGTCGGCCCTGCTCGGGCTTCCGCGCAAACTTCCTTTCATCTCGAGGCTCTTAGTGCCTGTCTCATTCCCTTTACCGAAAAGCCCCGCGCCCTGTTTGCTCTCTGGAATCCATCGAGAGGCGCGGGGCGGGAACACCAGCTAACAATACTTCTTTCTCATACATTGCCTAGCTTGGTAGACACAACAAATGTTTGGGGAAGCTCATATCTATAGGAATTTGCATTGTGTAACTACTCGTTCTTTCAAACTTTGCTCTATGCAATGACAATGAAGAACCGTTGTAAAGCCCACGGCAAGTGTCGTGAGCGATTGGACAGTTTACGGCGTCAAGCATATGAGCGCCGCCGGCTACTTTGCTTTATAATGGCAATCGCCCAGTCATGAAGTTTCAGTCTTGGTCGAAACAACTAGAATTTAGATGCACACATCCTGCCTCCAATTTCAATATGTTGTCCATAATCGTCGCGGTTTTCGCTATTCTTACCGCTGCGCAAAGCACACCCTGGCCCAACTTCGGCAACTGGACCGAGGAATTCGACGGTCACCCATACATCCTCTCAGGCCCAAAGACCCTAGGAAAGAAAATCGACTTCGAACTCGAGCGATGTCACTACGTCCTCAAACTACTCAACGAGCGCACACACGTCCCAAACAGCCAGATCCCGCTGCCAACCCCAGGCTCCCTCTGTATGGACATCCTCGCCAAACGGAAAGCTTCCATCGGCGACCGGGGCTTTCTCGAGCTCTTCTCCAAAGATATTGAAGATGCCAAACAGTTCTGGTATGACGTCAACTCTAATTCCACGCTACAGGACCCAGCCACGTGGAAATCGGTCGAGTGTCGTGCCCTTGTACCACTTCCCAATGTCAACGCCTGGGCCTTTTCGACGTGGTCTGCCTCACCTCTCGCAGATGCTGCTAACAATCGCGGCAACGCGGAGCACTACTTCAAGAAGTCGACTTACGCTGGAGGAGGAGCGACTGGCACATCGCGGATTCTGGAGAGCTGGGGCGGGGTGGTGACCAACTTTAGTATTCCCAACTACAGCCCACGAACTTGTGCGCAGAGACCGATGGTGCGCCTGCTTCCTGAATTCCGACTCAAGGCTTGCGGTGACAAGAACCTCGTAGACGGCAAGAATACTCGATTTGGGGTGTTGAATATCGCTGCGAGGGATGTCAGTGTGGCTGGGAAGAGATATCTTGATATCTATGCCTCCGTGTGGTATGGCAGCGGTATCTCGGAGGATCACCTCGAGGCCGAGAGGCAGCATATCATTATTGAGATTGTCAACTTGAGTCTGCAGGCTCAGGAAGATGTGAAGAGTGGGAGATTCAGGATTCCAGCGCCTTCAGGATCTTGAGACCTGGCTTCGTGAGGGTAAGGAAGTACTCAACGATAGCGTCTTTGAAGTCTCAGTCAGAGAGATCAGTATAAAGTTGAAAAGATTTAGTATGCGGTGACCCTTTCCAATTACTATGTTAGTTATCACAAAGAATCGTACACCGTCGGATGGATTTGTGCTCTCCCTTTGGAGATGGCAGCCGCAGAACTCATGCTCGACGAAATTTACGAGGACGTTCAATTCGAGCAGGAGGATGGTGACCACAACAGCTACACTCTAGGTCTAATGCAAGGCCATAGAGTAGTCATCGCCTGTCTACCAAATGGTGTTTACAGAACAAACCCGGCCGCCACAGTTACTAAAGACATACTCCGGACTTTCAAATCTATTCGATTCGGTCTACTCGTCGGGATCGGAGGCGGAGCGCCCTCGCCAGGTCGTGATATTCGACTTGGTAATATCGTCGTTAGCAAGCCTACTAGCACCAGTGGAGGTATCATCCAGTATAACCgggggaaaaaaagaaagcttgAGGAGTTTAAACGAACAGGCTCGCTTAATGCGCCGCCCACGGCGCTTCTAACAGCTCTCAGCAGCCTCCAAGCTCGTCACTTACGCGGTGCCAGCAAGACCCCTGGGTTCCTTTCCGAGGCGGTGGAAAAAATCCGAAAAGCATCATTTCGACAGAAGTATACTTATCAGGGCAGATCCAACGACTGCTTGTTCCGAACAGAGTACGAGCATGCCAACGCCGGCTCTAGCTGCAACGATTGCGATGACTGCGATAATTCGCAAATTGTGGAGCGGATCGATAGAGACGACGATGACCCAGTGGTTCACTACGGTAACATCGCCTCGGCGAACCAAGTCGTGAAGGATAGTGAGACCAGAGATCGACTGAGTAAGGAGCTTGGGGTGATTTGCTTTGAGATGGAGGCAGCAGGGCTGATGAAAGATTTTCCCTGTCTGGTAGTTCGTGGCATCTGCGACTATTCGGACAGTCACAAGAACAAAAGATGGCAGGATTACGCCGCTGCAACCGCGGCGGCATATGCGAAGGATCTTCTATCCCGGATGCTTCCCAGCAACgtcaagaaggagaagctcATAGCTTTTGGCAAGTAGCCCTGTTCCTTGATGTACGTCAGAGAATTATGTGATAAAAAGATCAACATGATTAAAACGCACATAACAATCTCTCTTGAAAGAGTACGGCCTAGTTAACAGATTACGTTCTAGATCCTCAAATGCATGTCCTCCTTGGTGAAACGAAAGAGGCCATATCACACCAAACACAACAGCAAGAGAGGCGCCATGAAAATGGCAAGAGTGAAGAATGTCTTCGCGAGCTCTTCCAGACGAACCCAAAAGATGATAAAGAACGGATAATCCGCAGAAAGGACAATACTCTTACCCTTTTCAAATCATCATACGAATGGATTCTAAATGCTGAGGAGTTTCAACGCTGGCGGACCGACCCTGAAAGCCGCCGGCTCTGGATCAGAGGGGATCCAGGCAAGGGAAAAACGATGCTTCTTTGTGGTATCATTGAAGAGCTAGAAAAAAGCGATCCGCGTCCGCTATGCTACTTTTTCTGCCAAGCTACAGTGCCAGCGTTGGATAACGCAACGTCCGTCCTTCGGTCCCTAGTTCTTCAACTGGCTCAGAAGTATCCCTGGCTCCGAAACCAGGTCTTGGCTGTGTATGAGAAGGGCGGCAAAGCTCGTTTCAATGATCACAACGCTTGGGGCACTATGTATGAGCTGCTCAATTCTATGCTCAGCGACCCACAATTGGATGGCGTTTTGTTGATTGTGGATGCGCTCGACGAATGCACAACAGATCGTCCCAAGCTGCTTCAGTTCATCAAGAATCTCTCGACAATTTCCCGCGCTAAAGTCATTATCTCGAGTCGAAAGTGGAACGAGATTGGCGAGGTGCTCGGCGAGGAGAATACAAACGGGTCCACTATTACCCTCGAATTACACGACGATCTGATCTCCAAAGCGGTCCATTCGTACATCGACCGAGAGGTTGAAGAGCTGGCTAGCTGCAAAAAGCTCGACGAAGAAACCTGCTCGAAAGTCCGCGTATACCTGAGAAATCAATCACAGAATACGTTCCTTTGGGTCTCCTTAGTTTGTCAAGCTCTTCTTGATGGCGTCGTCAAGAAGCATAACATCATGAAGGTGCTTGAGACATTTCCGCCTGGACTCGATGCATTTTATGAGCGAATGATCAGTTCGTTGCCCTCTCTGGATGAAGATTTGTATAAAGAGATACTGTCTGTCATGCCGATCCTTAAACGACCCGTTACGATCGAGGAActtcttcccctcctccaTTCACATTTCAGTTGTGATACGGAATCTTTGGTAGAAGTCATCGAGTTATGTGGGTCTTTCTTGAACATCCAAGCAGAGAAGATTTACTTTGTGCATCAGTCGGCTTTGGAATTCCTGAAAAGCAGTGCTTCAAAGCTTTCCACCGTTGCAGAGCGACACaagtcccttttttttatctctATGGATGTCCTCAACAGACCTGGACATCTCAAACGCAACATATACGATTTGAAAGAGCTCAGTACAGGCGTGGCGGAGATCCATACCCCTGACCCCGATCCTTTGTGTGCTTTGCAGTACTTCTGCACCTATTGGGTAGACCACTTGGCAGATTGGGTCTGTCAGGAAAGGATAGCAATGGGAAAGCCGATGCTACAAGAGGACCGTGTCATTTCCGAGGTTAGCGGCTTCCTCAGGAGAAAATTTCTCAACTGGATAGAGGCACTTAGCCTCCTTCGCCAAATACAACAGGCCCTACAAGCCATCCAAAACCTGCAGGTTCTATTCGTAAGTCGAATTTcgttattttagtataccaTGTTCCCTGACTAACAATGGTCCAGAACCGAAATCCAAACTCAATCGAACAAGGCCTATCAGCTTTTCTTGATGACGCGAATCGATTTCTACTGTACCACAGAGTGGTGATTGAGAATACCCCTTTACAGCTCTATGCTTCAGCTCTGCTGTTTAGCCCCAAACAAAGCATTGTGAAGGAGCAATTTCGGGATGAAGCGCCTGACTGGGTTACAATTACGCCTGGCCTGGAAGCAACATGGAATGCGTGCTTGCAGACATTAGAAGGTGATACGAATTATGTAGATGGTGGCTGCACCATAGCCTACTCCCCCGATGGGGAGTGGCTTGTTACTCGTTATTTCGACGGCACTGTGAAGCTTTGGCATGCGAAGAGCGGCACCTGCACGCACACAGTCAGCACGCACGGCGAGGGGGATGAACTATACAGTCAGAGCAAGCCATGTGGGTCAACGTCAGTGGCTTTTTCAGCAGACGGCAAATCATTTGTATCATGCCTCTTTGACGGTGTCGTGAAGGTCTGGGATAGAGTCACAGGCCGTTGCACCCACCAGCTTGAACCACATTCATCTGACGCCGACGCAATGACCATCTCGTCAGATGGGTCCACGGTTGCATTGTATGTTCGAGGTCGTATCGTcatacggagtacgaaaggGATATTTCCTACTCGCACCATCGAGTGTCATCCTGAACAGGGCGAAGTTGACTCTATAGCGTTGAACGCAAATGGCCAGTGGATCGCTTTAGGATCAACAAATCATCTAAGTTAGAACACCCCTAttcggccacccccccccccccccccccattcGGCCACCCTATTAAAAGTAGGTCTAGGCACatcgctactaactatagttaattaattaactaccttttactactactataatataattactacccttactaagtaattcgacCTTTACGGTTTAATtaagactaattaaatacttattaacgtcttcttaagccctctttatatttttaatattagcgaacttagtatttaggtctatttaaatactcttttttttcctaagagctatatacttaactctagcttttagaactcgaacttattattaaaataaagctaataaaaaggactttttattaaaggcttttttaactttatagaaAAGTagacgttaagtattataattaagcctaagctttataaatagctttagttacttataaagatcgctagttttttttaagagttaactagtta from the Colletotrichum lupini chromosome 3, complete sequence genome contains:
- a CDS encoding subtilase: IVYIDLLLLSISTLIVKPLLLHSVCPLLRAITRDRFIPPISYDPFPATVVDVPIVPFSLDTNATTDACEPLEPGSLDFTDKIVLVRRGAVVSCDIHTQQENLALVGGTLVLVYNDDRPLSYPVIGNTNSTVGFITSFAGKQIVEAIKAGRNVTADFSVNHGLPVALTYSLGGDPNYFTNIGPLYDLQIKPDIAAPGGKIYSTWIDDSYTIQSGTSMAAPYIAGVAALYVSVYGGRNTHPSGNAWAKDLGKRIISSGISVPWADGLTETDYGHSASVAQVGNGLVDAFKVLKYKTVIDYEKIALNDTRYFNRYHEISVTNNDEEAVTYKFSAEDIVSADILGWYAADRVIANPAPGTKRVKEFFDMIPETRAPEVSFPAEFTLQSGESKTVSVNFKNPDTLGWNASGLPLYSGRVLISGSNGEFLSVPYLGLGGDLRKEVTPLEETNYAFMISTTSNTPVASKPYFTFNLSLAAQDFPRVISKPIYGIKETRWDVFEAGWTEREWKYPPVPGENGHIGTIASWVGSGRVEAIDTSIYDPNETFTLRFALLKPFGDPSHADNWEVLHIPEISVL